One segment of Thunnus thynnus chromosome 19, fThuThy2.1, whole genome shotgun sequence DNA contains the following:
- the pdcl gene encoding phosducin-like protein encodes MRSSVLGSVLSALLLLLREPACRGDEVTSNTVNPCCYIPCQHWGVCVRYAEDKYECDCTRTGYYGENCTVPEFWTRVRHFFKPSPDVVHYILTHFRWLWDIINYTFLRDVLMRLVLTVRSNLIPNPPTFNSKYGYLSWESYYNLSYYTRILPPVPLDCPTPLGVKGKAGLPDPELLVERLLKRRTFRPDPQGSNLMFAFFAQHFTHQFFKTYNRMGLGYTKALAHGVDAGHVYGDNLERQLLLRLHKDGKLKYQLIDGEIYPPSVADAPVKMSYPPGIPPENQIAIGQEVFGLLPGLGMYATLWLREHNRVCDILKAEHPTWDDEQLFQTSRLIIIGETIRIVIEEYVQHLSGYLLQLKFDPTLLFNSQFQYGNRIALEFSQLYHWHPLMPDSFLINGDEVSYTQFLFNTSVLTHYGVDTLVDAFSRQVAGQIGGGHNINPVVTKVAVGAIKESRQLRMQSFNEYRKRFNLKPYTSFRQFTDNEEIARELEELYGDIEALEFYPGMMLERTRAGAIFGESMVEMGAPFSLKGLLGNPICSPDYWKPSTFGGKVGFDIVNSATLKKLVCLNTRTCPYVAFRVPAEEQSQRGKDDSKGRTDELAVVMTTLDDKILGEKLQYYYSSSEDEGSDNEDEEGESKTIRDANVGEPEIDYSADGSAVNTGPKGVINDWRKYKQLEVEQKQEQKKEMERLIKKLSMTCRSDLDLQKDKEKQKELQEKIQGKMTMQEYNMLQEEEDDEDFLQHYRMQRIEEMRRQLCRGKRFEQVYELNSGEDFLEALDKEDKSTLVMIHIYEPDVPGCEAMSGSLMCLAQEYPLVKFCSVRSSAISTSALFRGSALPALLVYKGGDLIGNFVRLTDQLGEDFFAVDVEALLQEYGLLPDKSPVVPKTIRNGAIIQSNQSDEDSDLDID; translated from the exons tgAACCCATGCTGTTATATCCCCTGTCAGCACTGGGGAGTATGTGTGAGGTATGCTGAGGACAAATATGAGTGTGATTGCACTCGCACCGGCTACTACGGAGAAAACTGCACTGTCC CGGAGTTTTGGACCAGAGTCCGTCATTTCTTCAAGCCCAGCCCAGATGTGGTGCATTACATTCTCACACATTTCCGCTGGCTCTGGGACATCATCAACTATACTTTCCTACGAGACGTTCTGATGCGGCTGGTTCTAACAG TTAGGTCCAACTTAATACCCAATCCTCCAACCTTCAACTCAAAATATGGCTATCTCAGCTGGGAATCCTACTACAATCTGAGCTACTACACTCGGATTCTGCCCCCAGTGCCACTGGACTGCCCTACACCTCTAGGGGTCAAAG GCAAGGCTGGGCTGCCTGACCCTGAGCTCCTGGTTGAGAGGCTGCTGAAGAGAAGGACCTTCAGACCCGACCCCCAGGGCTCCAACCTCATGTTCGCCTTCTTTGCGCAGCACTTCACCCACCAGTTCTTTAAGACCTACAATCGCATGGGTCTGGGCTACACCAAGGCTCTAGCACATGGG GTGGATGCAGGCCACGTTTATGGAGACAACCTGGAACGTCAGCTCCTGCTCAGACTTCACAAAGATGGAAAACTTAAGTatcag TTAATTGATGGAGAGATATACCCTCCCTCTGTAGCTGACGCACCTGTTAAGATGAGCTACCCCCCTGGGATCCCACCAGAGAATCAGATTGCTATTGGTCAGGAAGTGTTCGGACTCCTCCCTGGTTTGGGAATGTACGCTACGCTGTGGCTGAGGGAGCATAACCGAGTCTGTGACATCCTGAAAGCAGAGCATCCCACATGGGATGATGAACAGCTTTTCCAGACCTCCCGCCTCATCATCATTG gTGAGACAATACGAATAGTGATCGAGGAGTACGTTCAGCACCTCAGTGGATACCTGTTACAGCTGAAGTTTGATCCTACCCTGCTGTTCAACTCCCAGTTCCAGTATGGGAACCGTATCGCTCTGGAGTTCAGCCAGCTCTACCACTGGCACCCCTTAATGCCTGACAGCTTCCTCATTAACGGAGATGAAGTGTCTTACACACAGTTCCTCTTCAACACTTCTGTTCTCACACACTATGGCGTGGACACGCTGGTGGATGCCTTCTCTCGACAAGTTGCCGGCCAG ATAGGAGGGGGCCATAACATCAATCCTGTGGTGACCAAAGTAGCTGTGGGGGCCATCAAAGAGTCGCGGCAGCTCCGCATGCAATCCTTCAACGAGTACAGGAAACGTTTTAACCTTAAGCCGTACACATCGTTCAGACAATTCACTG ATAACGAGGAGATAGCCCGCGAGCTTGAAGAGTTATATGGTGACATTGAGGCTCTTGAATTTTATCCCGGCATGATGTTGGAGAGAACACGAGCGGGGGCCATATTTGGGGAGAGCATGGTGGAGATGGGCGCCCCGTTCTCCCTTAAAGGCCTTCTGGGAAACCCTATATGTTCTCCAGATTACTGGAAGCCCAGCACCTTTGGAGGCAAAGTTGGCTTTGACATAGTGAACTCCGCCACGCTGAAGAAGCTGGTGTGTCTGAACACCAGGACGTGTCCGTATGTGGCATTTAGAGTACCAGCAGAGGAGCAGTCACAAAGAGGGAAAGACGACAGTAAAGGAAGAACTGATGAGCTA GCTGTCGTAATGACGACCTTGGACGACAAGATTCTGGGAGAGAAGCTGCAGTACTACTACAGCAGCAGTGAGGACGAAGGCAGCGACAACGAGGATGAAGAAGGGGAAAGCAAGACCATCCGGGACGCCAACGTCGGGGAGCCTGAGATTGATTACAGCGCAGATGGAAGTGCTGTCAACACAG GACCGAAGGGTGTGATCAATGACTGGAGGAAGTACAagcagctggaggtggagcAGAAGcaagagcagaagaaagagatggaaagaCTGATCAAGAAGCTGTCGATGACCTGCCGCTCTGACCTCGACCTGCAAAAAGAcaaggagaaacagaaagagctGCAGGAGAAAATCCAAGGCAAA ATGACCATGCAGGAGTACAACATGctccaagaagaagaagacgacgaAGACTTCCTTCAGCATTACCGCATGCAGCGCATTGAAGAGATGCGGCGCCAGCTCTGCCGCGGCAAACGTTTCGAGCAGGTTTACGAGCTCAACAGCGGAGAGGACTTCCTGGAGGCTTTAGACAAAGAGGACAAAAGCACGCTGGTCATGATCCACATCTACGAGCCCGACGTCCCGGGCTGCGAGGCCATGAGCGGCAGCCTGATGTGTCTGGCTCAGGAATACCCGCTGGTCAAGTTCTGCAGCGTACGCAGCTCGGCCATCAGCACCAGCGCGCTGTTCAGAGGCAGCGCTCTGCCCGCCCTGCTGGTTTACAAAGGAGGGGACCTGATCGGCAACTTCGTGCGGCTCACGGACCAGCTCGGGGAGGATTTCTTTGCTGTGGACGTGGAGGCCCTGCTGCAGGAGTACGGCCTGCTGCCCGATAAGTCCCCCGTTGTCCCGAAGACCATCCGCAATGGAGCCATCATACAGAGCAATCAGAGTGATGAGGACTCTGACCTTGACATAGACTAG